Below is a window of Escherichia coli DSM 30083 = JCM 1649 = ATCC 11775 DNA.
AATCGAAACCAGTAAACAAGAAGAGTGGCTACGCCAGCATGGCGTGCACTACGGTCAGGGCTGGCTCTACAGCAAGGCATTACCGAAAGAGGATTTCTTACGCTGGGCCGAGCAACATTTGTGAATTTTAGGGCTGACGGCACGCCGCACAGCCCGTCACGCTACCTACTCGTCGATGATTGATTCGAATCCACCATAGATCATTCGCTTGCCGTCAAACGGCATGGACTCGCCGAACTCTTTCATCCGTGGGTCCGACATCATCTTTTGATTAGCAGCGTCGCGGACCTCTTTTGAAGGGTATTCAATCCAGCTAAAGACAACCTCTTCATTCTCTTCCGCTTTCACCGCCATACGAAAATCGGTCACTTTACCATCCGGTACATCGCTGGCCCAGCATTCGACAATACGAAGCGCACCGAACTCTTTAAATAATGGCGCGGCCTTAGCGGCCATTTCCCGATAGGCATCCTTTTTATCGGCAGGAACGGCAACAACAAAACCATCAACATACTTCATCAGACATACCTCCGAAGCGTACTGCGCAGCCAGACAATTCTTGCGACGTCAGTAGTGGTTAAAGTTTAGCCATGTTGGGATTTTTTGACGAAACGGTGGGAGGCAGAAATGGGTGGGGGCCCTGCCAGCTACATCCCGGCACACGCGTCATCTGCCTTGGCTGCTTCCTTCCGGACCTGACCTGGTAAACAGAGTAGCGTTGCGGGAGAACCAACAGAGCCCCCATTGAGAGCGTTGAGAACCAACGCGCAGGCGCATTATCACTGCTGCCCCGGCTAATTGCAACCCATTGCGTGCCAGATGCTGGTTTCTTGCGCAATGCGGCTTCACTCGGGCGTTTTTCCAGATTATGCTGAAAAATTACCTCAGGAAGAAAAGATGGAAAAAGAAGATTCATTTCCCCAGCGCGTCTGGCAAATCGTAGCCGCTATTCCCGAAGGCTATGTCACCACTTACGGTGATGTGGCGAAACTGGCGGGATCGCCGCGCGCCGCGCGCCAGGTAGGCGGTGTGTTAAAGCGTCTCCCCGAAGGCAGCACCTTGCCATGGCACCGGGTGGTTAATCGCCACGGCACCATTTCACTGACCGGACCGGATTTACAGCGTCAGCGACAGGCATTACTGGCAGAAGGTGTGATGGTGTCGGGAAGCGGGCAAATCGACTTGCAGCTTTATCGCTGGAACTACTAACCCTCTCCGGGCGGAGAGGGTTAACTTCGCTTAATATTGCGTTGGAGCTGGAACTGCCGAAGACGGATTCACCTGGGTTGGTGAAGTTGAAGGTACGGTAGTCGTTGCGCCACCGCTAGCCTGAACCGGCACGGCGGTTTGCTGCACCGGCACCAATGTCAGGTCGGCTTTAGTTCCGCCCTGGTTGATCACCGGCTGAACGGTATCGGTAATAAATACCAGTTTGTCATTCACGGTAATCGCCGCACTCAACAGAATACGCGCGTTCGGCTGAACATCTGCCGGGTTAAATGGCAGAACAAAGCTGAATGGTGACTGTTTACCTTCGGTACGCACCGCTTTCTGCGCCAGCACTTTCGACGGCGCATCGGCTAACGACGCGTCAGAAAGTGTCACGGTCAGCACGGCATCAGGCGGCAGTGCGACTTTCTGACGGATCCAAACGGTACCGGAGACATTCGGTTGCTGGATAGCAGGTTGTTGTGTTGCTGAAATAGACGTATTTGCAGCCGGTGCTGGCGTCTGAATATCCGCGCTTTTATCTGCGCAAGCCGCCAACGCAATCGCAACCGCTAAACCACTGGCCATGTGCACGAGTTTCATTCACTTCTCCTTATTATCAATGCACCAGCGGGCTAACTTTCCTCGCCGGAAGAGTGGTTAACAAAATAGTAACGTCAACAAGTGTGGCACACATCACGCATTTCTGCCTGTAATTAGCCCGTAATTCAGACCATTGCACCCATCGGACCAGTGGCAAATTTGCGTTATACTCAACTCACTTTGGCTTGCTGCGGCAGCTTTGTTACTGGAGAGTTATATGAGTCAGGCGCTAAAAAATTTACTGACATTGTTAAATCTGGAAAAAATTGAGGAAGGACTCTTTCGCGGCCAGAGTGAAGATTTAGGTTTACGCCAGGTATTTGGCGGCCAGGTCGTGGGTCAGGCCTTGTATGCTGCAAAAGAGACCGTCCCTGACGAGCGGCTGGTACATTCTTTTCACAGCTACTTTCTTCGCCCTGGCGATAGTAAGAAGCCGATTATTTATGATGTCGAAACGCTGCGTGACGGTAACAGCTTCAGCGCCCGCCGGGTTTCTGCTATTCAAAACGGCAAACCGATTTTTTATATGACTGCCTCTTTCCAGGCACCAGAAGCGGGTTTCGAACATCAAAAAACAATGCCGTCCGCGCCAGCGCCTGATGGCCTGCCTTCAGAAACGCAAATCGCCCAATCGCTGGCGCACCTGCTGCCGCCAGTGCTGAAAGATAAATTCATCTGCGATCGTCCGCTGGAAGTCCGTCCGGTGGAGTTTCATAACCCACTGAAAGGTCACGTCGCAGAACCGCATCGTCAGGTGTGGATCCGCGCAAATGGTAGCGTGCCGGATGATCTGCGCGTTCATCAGTATCTGCTCGGTTATGCTTCTGATCTTAATTTCCTGCCGGTAGCTCTACAGCCGCACGGCATCGGTTTTCTCGAACCGGGGATTCAGATTGCCACCATTGACCATTCCATGTGGTTCCATCGCCCGTTTAATTTGAATGAATGGCTGCTGTATAGCGTGGAAAGCACCTCGGCGTCCAGCGCACGCGGCTTTGTGCGCGGTGAGTTTTATACCCAGGACGGCGTGCTGGTTGCCTCGACCGTTCAGGAAGGGGTGATGCGTAATCACAATTAAAAAAATAGCCGGAGGTGAAAACCGTCCGGCTGTTTTTTGCAGTGCTTGTTACGCGTTATAGGCATTCTCGCCGTGGCTGTTGACGTCCAGCCCTTCTCGCTCCTGCTCTTCCGGTACACGCAGACCAACCGTCAAATCCGCCAGTTTGTAGCCGATAAATGCCACCACACCAGACCAGACAATCGTAATGGCGATGCTTTCCAGCTGTACCAGCAACTGATGGCCCATCGTCACACCTTCAGCGAAGCCCACGCCGCCCAGCGAGCTGGCGGCAAAAATCCCGGTCATGATACAGCCGACAATACCACAAACGCCGTGCACACCGAAGACATCGCAGGGATCATCCACCCGCAGCAAGCGTTTGAGCATGGTAACGCCCCACAAGCCCGCCAGACCAGCTACCACGCCGATAATCAACGCGCCGCCAACCCCAATGTAACCACAGGCTGGCGTCACGCCGACCAGACCGGCAATCGCGCCAGAACACGCTCCCAGCAGTGAAGGCTTACCACGCAGCGCCCATTCACCGAAGATCCAGCCAAGAATTGCCGCCGCAGTTGCGACCACAGTATTCACAAATGCCAGTGCCGCGATTTCATTCGCCGTGCCCGCTGACCCGGCGTTAAAGCCAAACCAACCGATATAGAGAATAGCAGTCCCGGTGAAGACCATCGGCAGGTTGTGCGGTTTAAACGCCTCTTTACCGAAGCCCACGCGTTTGCCTATCAGATACGCGCCCACCAGACCGGCGATTGCGGCGTTAATATGCACCACCGTGCCACCCGCGAAATCCAGTGCCCCGTGAGAAGCCAGCAAACCGCCGCCCCAGACCATATGCGCAATCGGAATGTAAGAGAGCGTCAGCCATACCACCACAAAAATCAACACAGCTGAGAAGCGGATTCGTTCCGCCAGCGCCCCAACTATCAAGCCTACGGTAATGCAGGCAAACGATCCCTGAAACGCCACGTGGATATACTGATAAATGCTGCCCATCACCGCCGTCAGTTCAATGTTTTTCAGCATCAACCCGTTAATGTTGCCGAAGAAGTTGTTGCCTTCGCCAAACGCCAGCGAGTAGCCGTAAACCACCCAGAGAATACAGACCAGTGCAAACGTCACGGTCACCTGCGTCAGCATCGACAGCACGTTTTTGCCACGAATCAGCCCTCCATAAAACAGGGCAATCCCCGGAACGGTCATAAACAGCACCAGCGCAGTACAAATCATCATAAACGCATTGTCGGCTTTATCGGCCACCGCAGGTGCAGCCATTACCAGTCCCGGCAGCATCGCCAGTGAAGCAAGCCCAGTTTTTATCGTCGCTATCTTCATTTTTCGTTCCTGTTGCTGTGTGCCAGAGATTACAGCGCCGCTTCGTCGGCTTCGCCGGTACGAATACGAATGACGCGTTGCAATTCAGCGACGAAGATTTTGCCGTCGCCAATTTTTCCGGTGTAAGCCGCCTTGCTGACGATATCGATCACTTCATCGAGTTGGTCATCAGCAATCGCCACATCAATTTTTACTTTTGGCAGAAAGTTGACGCTGTATTCCGCCCCCCGGTACAGCTCGGCATGTCCTTTCTGACGCCCGAAACCTTTCACTTCGGTGACGGTCAGGCCCTGAATACCAATGGAAGATAACGCTTCACGAACGTCTTCCAGCTTGAATGGTTTGATTATCACGGTCACCAGCTTCATAGATCCCCTCCGGTCAGAATTCGGTAATGGTTCTGCTACACGAAGAAGGTATTGCAAGCGGTGTGCCAGAAATGAAAAACGAGAAAGAGAGCAGGAAGTTAAGAAGATTGAAAATGAAAACGCACTATGACAGTGCACAGTGCGTTACATTTTTGCACCAACGATGAAATATTGCGCTATTCAGGCGCTCAATGATTCCTCTTCACGCACGCTGGCTGCCAGCTCTTCGCCCGCAAGTTGCAGTTGATACATCTGCCAGTAGCGTCCCTGGGCCGCCAGCAGTTGCTGGTGAGTGCCCTGCTCCACAGCTTGCCCACGATGAAGCACCAGAATGGTGTCGGCATCAACAATAGTCGATAAGCGGTGAGCAATCACCACAAGCGTAGTATGTTCACGCACCGCCGCCAGAGCATGTTGAATCGCCTGTTCAGTCCCGGAGTCAATGCTGGCGGTTGCCTCATCAAGGATCAGGATTTGCGGCGTCTCCACCAGCACGCGCGCCAGTGCCAGCAGTTGCTTTTGCCCGACTGAGAGATTATTCCCCTGCTCGCCAAGCGGCGTGTAAATACCATCACTCATGCTACGCGCCAGCTCCGCCAGCTGCACGATTTCCAGCGCCTGCCAGACGCGTTCTTCAGAGATATCACGTCCCAGCGTCACGTTGGCGAGGAAGGTATCCGCCAGCACCACCGGATCTTGCTGCACCATTGCCACGCCCTGGCGCAGCGCGCTGTGACTTAGCGTACTTAATGGACGACCATCAAGGCGAATCTCACCTTCCGTTAGCGGGTAATAGCCCATCAATAAACTGGCGAGGGTGCTTTTGCCACTGCCGGTATGCCCGACCAGCGCCACAAAGTTGCGCGAAGGCACAGAGAGATTAATGTTCTTTAGCACCAGATTGTCATCGCGATAAGCAAATGACACGTTATCGACGTCGATGGTGCCGCTCTGCAACGGGCGATCATCATTGCCATATTGCTGGCGCGGTCCGTCCATCAGCTCAAAAACGCGCTCACCAGCAACAACAGCCTGTTGCAGCATCGCCTGCTGCGTGGTCAGTTCGATTAAGGGTTCGTTAAGTCGCCCCAAATAACTGATGAACGCATACAACACGCCCACTTCAATGGTGCCGCTGGCAGAGAAGCCAAACAGCATCAACAAGCCACAAAGAATGAGCGATGAAAACAGACTCAGCAGCGGACGCAGCAGAAAACCGTCGAGGCGCAGGGTTTGCATCCTCGCCATATAGTGTGAACGACTGGCCTCACCCATACGTTCGCCAAATCGCGCCTGCTGACGGAACTGCTGGATAACGCTCATGCCATTGATGATTTCGTTAAAGCCGTCGTTGATATCCGCCAGATAAGCGCGCACACGACGGACAATCGGCGTGCTGTAACGCTGATATATCACCATTACCACCAGCACCACCGGGAAAATCATTATCGCCACCAGCGCCATTCGCCAGTCGAGGCTGAACATCGCCACCAGCATCGCGCCCACCAGTGCGGCGCTACGCAGGACAGTTGCCACTACGGTAACGTAGAGATCGCGGATCACTTCAGTGTCATTAGTGACGCGGGAAATCACCTGCCCGACGGGTTGGGTATCAAACTCGCTTAATGGCTGGCGTAACGCAGCATCCATCACGTCGGTACGCAACTGTTGCACTACGCCTACTGCCGCCCGATTAAACAGCAGCGACTGCGCGTAATGTAGCCCGGCTGCAAACAGTTGCAGCCCAACATACGCCGCCGCCAGCCCTGCACCCACTTTCAACGGCAGGTTATTTTTCGCTACCATATTGTCGATAAAATAGCTGATAAGCAGCGGCCCACTGACTTCTGCCGCCGCCGCAACCCACATCATCAGGACCGCAATCCCCAACGGTTTACGCCACGGTGAACCGTACGCTAACAGGCGCTTGAGAGTCGGCCACAGTTGGCTAAAACTACGCATCGATGGCCTCCTCGCGAATTTCCGGAGCGTCGTCGAGCGCCGCCTCCAGTTGTTGATAGCGATACATATCGCGATACCAGCCGCTTTGTTGTACCAGCACATCATGATTGCCACGCTGGCCGATATGCCCGTGCTGCATCACAATAATTTCACTGGCTTCCGTCAGTGCAGAAAGGCGATGGGCACTGATGATTACCGTTCTTCCCTGCCCCCACTGACGCAGGTTATGCAGGATCTGGTGCTCTGTACGTCCGTCCACCGCTGAAAGCGCATCATCAAGGATGAGGATTTCCGCGTTGACTAATAACGCTCGAGCAATGGAGATACGCTGTTTTTGTCCGCCAGAAAGCATCACGCCGCGCTCGCCCACTTCTGTGTCGTAACCTTGCGGCAGACGCAAAATATCGTCATGTACGCTGGCTAACCGCGCTACGTGTTCAATCTCTTGCTGGATGGCATTCGGGCAACCCAACGCGATGTTGTTCGCCACGGTGTCGGAAAAAAGGAATGGTGTCTGGCTGACCACCGCCAGACGGCTACGCCAGCTATCGAGTTGTAACTTCGTCAGAGGAATATCATGAAAACGGATATCACCCTCGCTGACGTCGAAATGACGCTGAATGAGCGACAACAGGGTACTTTTGCCGGAACCAGTCGGCCCGCAAATACCTACCATCTGACCGGGTTTCAGGGCGAAATTGACGTTTTCCAGCGCAGGATGGTCAGTCTGCGGATACGTAAACTGGCGAATATTCACATCCAGTTCACCACGACCTTCTGGCACCTTATCACTACCATCAATAACGACTGGCGCTTCGGCCAGCATGGTACGAATTCGGCTATACGCCGCGCTGCCACGTTCCACAATGTTAAACATCCATGCCAGCGCCAGCATTGGCCAAATCATCAGACCTAAATACATTATAAAACTGGTGAGCTGGCCCAGCGTTAAACTGCCCTGTACCACCATCCAACTACCGCCGCCAATCGCCAGCAAGTTCGCCATACCAATCGCGATATAGATGGTCGGGTCGAAACGAGCATCAATACGCGCCACCCGCATGTTTTTTTTGCCGGTATCTTCGGCATCCGCGGCAAATAACGCCGACTGACGATCTTCCAGACCAAAGGCTTTGATCATGCGAATACTGGTGAGGCTTTCCTGGGTGCGGTCATTAAGACTGGAAAACGCCGCCTGTGCCAGCTTAAAGCGTTCATGCAAGGCATCGCCGTTGCGCTTGATCATGATCGCCATCACTGGCATCGGCAACAGGGCAAATAAGGTCAACTGCCAGCTAATTTGCGTAGACATCATAATCAACACAGCGCAGCCCATTACCAGTGAATCCACCAGCGTCAGCACCCCTTCTCCGGCGGCAAACACGACGCGATCGACGTCATTGGTCGCACGAGCCATGAGGTCACCCGTGCGATGACGCAGGTAAAACTCAGGATGCTGCCGGCTTAGCTGGCGGTAATAATCTTCACGCAGTTCAACAGCCAGTTGATAAGACGCACCAAACAGCAATACGCGCCAGACGTAACGCAGGAGATAAACCACAACGGCAATCAGCACCATGGTGGCGATCCACATCAGGATCTGCCCGGTAGTAAAGTGTTGTTCTGTCACGCCATCAACAACAATACCAACCACTTTTGGCGGAACCAGTTGCAGCATCGCGATAATGACAAGCAAGGCGACAGCCCCGAGATAGCGACGCCATTCCCGACGGAAATACCAGCTTAATTGAGCAAATAATCGCACGCGTTGTGTCCTGACTTGATTCTGGATATTTATTCGATGGGTAAAGAAGTGGTGTATTTAATCTGTTCCATCGCGAAACTGGAAGTGACGTCCGACAGCCCCGGTACACTGTTTACCAGACGCTTATAAAACTCGTCGTAGCGTTTCATGTCGGCAACCTGGACGCGCATCAGATAATCGTATTCACCAGCCATGCGCCAGAACCCCAGCACTTCTGGCATTTCGGTAACCACCGTGACAAAGCGGCAATACCATTCGCTGCTGTGATGTTGCGTTTTTATCAGCACAAAGGCGGTCAGGCCGAGGCCTATTTTTTCCGGATCCAGCAGGGCGACTTTGCCGATAAGAATACCGTCGTCCTCCAGCCGTTTCAGACGCTTCCAGCAGGGGGTGGTTGTCAGATTAACGGCTTCAGCCAGTGCCTGCAAAGAGAGGGTGCAATCCTGCTGTAGCAAGGCCAGCAGCTTACGGTCAATTTTATCTAACATAGCCCTTCCACAGAGAATTTTTTTCTCTTTTAATTCTATTTTAAAGGTGAAATCGCGACAATTTATTCTGTGCGGTTTAAGCACCACGGCACAAAATGACAAATTCAACGCAAAAAAAACCGGGCAATTGCCCGGTGCTGGAAGGGATCTCATTATTCGGGGGAATAAGGTAGATGTGGATAGTCCAGCCAGTGCGTCAAATAGTGAGAGACAGCCTGATTTCGGCAATGTCCAATCACCGGTAAATGCGGGAGCTCCGCGCGCAGTTGCGGCATCGCATTGCCCATAATAAATCCGCTACCGACGCTGCCTAACATTTCGCGATCGTTCATCGCATCACCAAAGGCCATGCAATCGCGTAACGATAAACCTAAATGTTGGGTCAGCACCGTCAATGCAGCGCCTTTATTGCAGCCCACCGGCAGCACTTCGAGGCAATCCGTGGCGGAAAAACATAAATGTGCACGCTCGCCTAATGCTTCGTATAGCTGGATCTGCAAGCGTGTAAGATCGTCGTGATCGCCACAGAAGCAGATCTTGGTGACGCTGCCGAGTGGCATTTTTTTGACATCGATTATCTGATAACGAAAACCGCTATAGACAAATGCCTGCAACAACGCAGGGATCTCTTTCCCGGTAAACCAACCATCGTCATTGAAGATATGCATGCTTGCTCGGGTATCCCATTGCTGATACAGCACCAGCTCCGCGACATCCGCAGGTAAATCATCACGATGTAAAAGTTCACCTTCCAGAGAATGCACGCGCGTTCCGTTGCCAGTAATCAAATATGCATCCAGCGATAGCGCCCCGAGAATATGCTGCATCTCCAGCGCATGACGCCCCGTGGCAAAAGTGAGGGTAATGTCGCGTTCACGCAGTCGCGCCAAAGTAGAGAGGGTTTTCTCACCTAAATGATGGTCAGGCATCAATAAAGTGCCATCCATATCAAATGCTGCCAGACGAGCCATTTCTTTCTCCACTCTGTGACACGGTTAATGGTGATTGAGTATCACCTGATATATACGGAAGTAATAGTGAATAGTTAAATAATATTGTTCCGGGTTTATATGCGACTGCTCAACCGTCTTAACCAGTATCAACGTCTGTGGCAACCTTCCGCCGGAAAGCCGCAAACCGTCACCGTCAGCGAACTGGCCGAACGCTGTTTTTGCAGCGAACGCCATGTTCGTACGCTGTTGCGTCAGGCACAGGAGGCGGGATGGCTGGAGTGGCAGGCGCAGTCAGGACGCGGAAAGCGCGGACAATTACGCTTTCTGGTCACGCCAGAATCGCTACGCAATGCGATGATGGAACAGGCGCTGGAAACCGGAAAGCAGCAAGATGTGCTGGAGCTGGCGCAACTGGCCCCAGGTGAGCTGCGCACTCTGTTACAGCCGTTTATGGGCGGACAATGGCAAAACGATACGCCCACGTTGCGTATTCCCTACTATCGCCCGCTCGAACCGCTACAACCGGGCTTTTTGCCCGGCCGTGCCGAGCAGCATCTGGCCGGGCAGATATTTTCCGGCCTGACCCGCTTCGATAATAATACTCAGCGCCCGATTGGCGATTTAGCACATCACTGGGAAACCTCTACTGACGGGTTACGCTGGGATTTTTATCTTCGCTCAACCTTACACTGGCATAACGGCGATGCAGTAAAAGCCTCCCACTTACACCAGCGGTTATTGATGCTGTTACAACTGCCAGCACTGGATCAATTATTTATTAGCGTGAAGCGTATTGAAGTCACCCATCCGCAGTGTCTGACCTTCTTTTTACATCGCCCCGATTACTGGCTTGCGCACCGACTGGCGAGCTATTGCAGCCATCTGGCGCATCCGCAATTCCCACTGATCGGCACAGGTCCTTTTCGCTTAACACAATTCACAGCGGAACTGGTGCGCCTGGAGAGCCATGATTATTACCATTTACGTCATCCGCTGCTTAAAGCGGTTGAGTACTGGATAACTCCGCCGCTTTTCGAAAAAGATATGGGAACCAGTTGTCGGCATCCCGTGCAAATCACCATTGGCAAACCGGAGGAGCTGCAACGGGTCAGCCAGGTCAGTAGCGGCATCAGTTTAGGTTTTTGCTATTTAACATTGCGCAAAAGTCTCCGACTGTCCCTCTGGCAGGCGCGAAAAGTAATCTCCATTATTCATCAATCCGGTTTATTACAAACGTTAGAAGTCGGAGAAAACCTGATCACTGCCAGTCATGCATTACTGCCAGGCTGGACTATTCCGCATTGGCAAGTACCGGATGAAGTTAAACTACCGAAAACCTTGACGCTGGTTTATCACCTACCGATAGAACTTCATACCATGGCAGAACGCCTACAGGCGACACTGGCAGCGGAAGGCTGTGAACTCACAATTATTTTTCATAACGCAAAAAACTGGGACGACACGACCCTACTGGCACACGCAGACCTCATGATGGGCGACAGATTAATTGGCGAAGCACCGGAATATACCCTGGAGCAATGGCTGCGTTGCGATCCACTGTGGCCACATGTTTTCGACGCTCCAGCATATGCACATTTGCAATCGACACTGGACGCAGTGCAAGTAATGCCTGATGAGGAAAACCGATTTAATGCCCTGAAAGCGGTTTTTAGCCAGTTAATGGCAGATGCGACGCTGACGCCGCTGTTCAACTATCACTATCGCATTAGCGCCCCTCCCGGCGTGAACGGTGTGCGACTGACACCGCGCGGCTGGTTTGAATTTACCGAAGCCTGGCTTCCCGCGCCGTCGCAATGAATAGCTGGTCCGGGTTAATCGCAGGCGTTACCATAACGTTTTTATTGTTCAAGCAGGATTATCTATGAAACGTGCTGTCGTTGTGTTCAGTGGAGGCCAGGATTCCACCACCTGTCTGGTGCAGGCATTACAACAATATGATGAAGTCCATTGCGTGACGTTCGATTACGGTCAACGCCATCGCGCAGAAATCGACGTGGCACGCGAACTGGCGCTGAAACTGGGGGCACGCGCGCATAAGGTGCTTGATGTAACGCTGCTCAACGAGCTGGCGGTCAGCAGCCTGACGCGTGACAGCATTCCGGTGCCTGATTATGAACCTGAAGCCGATGGTATCCCGAATACGTTTGTCCCAGGGCGTAATATTTTGTTCCTGACACTGGCGGCAATATATGCGTATCAGGTAAAAGCAGAAGCCGTAATTACCGGCGTCTGCGAAACGGATTTCTCCGGCTACCCGGATTGCCGCGATGAGTTTGTGAAAGCACTAAACCATGCCGTCAGTTTGGGCATGGCGAAAGATATTCGTTTTGAAACGCCGCTGATGTGGATTGATAAAGCGGAAACCTGGGCGCTGGCAGATTATTACGGCAAGCTGGATTTAGTCCGTAACGAAACGCTGACCTGTTATAACGGCATTAAAGGCGACGGTTGCGGTCATTGTGCGGCGTGTAATTTACGTGCCAACGGTTTGAATCATTATCTGGCCGATAAACCGACGGTGATGGCAGCGATGAAGCAGAAAACCGGGTTGAAGTAATTATTCCGGGTGTCGCCGGATGCGGCTTGAGCATCCGGCACCACAAAACGTTTACTTAACCATCTGCTCCAGCTTTTCGCGCAATTCCCCTTCCAGAGCTAATGCTTTCTGCGTTTTAAGATCAATACAAACAAACGTAATAAGCGCATCCGCTACCACCTGTCCTTCCGGCTCCAGTGTAATGACCTGGCTTAAGATGCCACTTTTACCGTTTAATTGCTGCAACTGACTGGTAATGGTTAACAGGTCGCTTAATACCGCCGGGCGGCGATAGTTAATATTGATATTGACCACGACGAAAGCGATGTTATGGGCCGTCATCCAGTGAAAACTGTCGCTATTTTCCAACCCATGCCAGCGGGCTTCTTCGAGAAATTCAAGGTAGCGGGCGTTGTTTACGTGCTGGTAAACGTCGAGATGATATCCACGAACTTTGATTTGTGTTTGCATAGCGCAATAACCTTACGTTGTTGTTATAAGAACTGTTATAAGTACAGAGGTCATAACTGGTATGACCTCTTCAGTCTGGCAAAAAATTGCCACTATGCAAATTAATTACAGGGTTAATACCGCCAGATTACGTTCCACCAGCGAATTGCCCATCCCCGGCACCTGCTTTAGATCCTCCACCGTTTTAAACGGACCGTACTCTTCGCGATAACTGACAATCGCCTGCGCTTTCTTCAGGCCAACGCCATTCATCGCGCGGGCTAACTCTTCCG
It encodes the following:
- the ybaA gene encoding DUF1428 domain-containing protein; the encoded protein is MKYVDGFVVAVPADKKDAYREMAAKAAPLFKEFGALRIVECWASDVPDGKVTDFRMAVKAEENEEVVFSWIEYPSKEVRDAANQKMMSDPRMKEFGESMPFDGKRMIYGGFESIIDE
- a CDS encoding MGMT family protein, translating into MEKEDSFPQRVWQIVAAIPEGYVTTYGDVAKLAGSPRAARQVGGVLKRLPEGSTLPWHRVVNRHGTISLTGPDLQRQRQALLAEGVMVSGSGQIDLQLYRWNY
- the ybaY gene encoding YbaY family lipoprotein, which codes for MKLVHMASGLAVAIALAACADKSADIQTPAPAANTSISATQQPAIQQPNVSGTVWIRQKVALPPDAVLTVTLSDASLADAPSKVLAQKAVRTEGKQSPFSFVLPFNPADVQPNARILLSAAITVNDKLVFITDTVQPVINQGGTKADLTLVPVQQTAVPVQASGGATTTVPSTSPTQVNPSSAVPAPTQY
- the tesB gene encoding acyl-CoA thioesterase II, producing MSQALKNLLTLLNLEKIEEGLFRGQSEDLGLRQVFGGQVVGQALYAAKETVPDERLVHSFHSYFLRPGDSKKPIIYDVETLRDGNSFSARRVSAIQNGKPIFYMTASFQAPEAGFEHQKTMPSAPAPDGLPSETQIAQSLAHLLPPVLKDKFICDRPLEVRPVEFHNPLKGHVAEPHRQVWIRANGSVPDDLRVHQYLLGYASDLNFLPVALQPHGIGFLEPGIQIATIDHSMWFHRPFNLNEWLLYSVESTSASSARGFVRGEFYTQDGVLVASTVQEGVMRNHN
- the amtB gene encoding ammonium transporter AmtB; the protein is MKIATIKTGLASLAMLPGLVMAAPAVADKADNAFMMICTALVLFMTVPGIALFYGGLIRGKNVLSMLTQVTVTFALVCILWVVYGYSLAFGEGNNFFGNINGLMLKNIELTAVMGSIYQYIHVAFQGSFACITVGLIVGALAERIRFSAVLIFVVVWLTLSYIPIAHMVWGGGLLASHGALDFAGGTVVHINAAIAGLVGAYLIGKRVGFGKEAFKPHNLPMVFTGTAILYIGWFGFNAGSAGTANEIAALAFVNTVVATAAAILGWIFGEWALRGKPSLLGACSGAIAGLVGVTPACGYIGVGGALIIGVVAGLAGLWGVTMLKRLLRVDDPCDVFGVHGVCGIVGCIMTGIFAASSLGGVGFAEGVTMGHQLLVQLESIAITIVWSGVVAFIGYKLADLTVGLRVPEEQEREGLDVNSHGENAYNA
- the glnK gene encoding P-II family nitrogen regulator; its protein translation is MKLVTVIIKPFKLEDVREALSSIGIQGLTVTEVKGFGRQKGHAELYRGAEYSVNFLPKVKIDVAIADDQLDEVIDIVSKAAYTGKIGDGKIFVAELQRVIRIRTGEADEAAL
- the mdlB gene encoding SmdB family multidrug efflux ABC transporter permease/ATP-binding protein, whose protein sequence is MRSFSQLWPTLKRLLAYGSPWRKPLGIAVLMMWVAAAAEVSGPLLISYFIDNMVAKNNLPLKVGAGLAAAYVGLQLFAAGLHYAQSLLFNRAAVGVVQQLRTDVMDAALRQPLSEFDTQPVGQVISRVTNDTEVIRDLYVTVVATVLRSAALVGAMLVAMFSLDWRMALVAIMIFPVVLVVMVIYQRYSTPIVRRVRAYLADINDGFNEIINGMSVIQQFRQQARFGERMGEASRSHYMARMQTLRLDGFLLRPLLSLFSSLILCGLLMLFGFSASGTIEVGVLYAFISYLGRLNEPLIELTTQQAMLQQAVVAGERVFELMDGPRQQYGNDDRPLQSGTIDVDNVSFAYRDDNLVLKNINLSVPSRNFVALVGHTGSGKSTLASLLMGYYPLTEGEIRLDGRPLSTLSHSALRQGVAMVQQDPVVLADTFLANVTLGRDISEERVWQALEIVQLAELARSMSDGIYTPLGEQGNNLSVGQKQLLALARVLVETPQILILDEATASIDSGTEQAIQHALAAVREHTTLVVIAHRLSTIVDADTILVLHRGQAVEQGTHQQLLAAQGRYWQMYQLQLAGEELAASVREEESLSA
- the mdlA gene encoding SmdA family multidrug ABC transporter permease/ATP-binding protein, whose protein sequence is MRLFAQLSWYFRREWRRYLGAVALLVIIAMLQLVPPKVVGIVVDGVTEQHFTTGQILMWIATMVLIAVVVYLLRYVWRVLLFGASYQLAVELREDYYRQLSRQHPEFYLRHRTGDLMARATNDVDRVVFAAGEGVLTLVDSLVMGCAVLIMMSTQISWQLTLFALLPMPVMAIMIKRNGDALHERFKLAQAAFSSLNDRTQESLTSIRMIKAFGLEDRQSALFAADAEDTGKKNMRVARIDARFDPTIYIAIGMANLLAIGGGSWMVVQGSLTLGQLTSFIMYLGLMIWPMLALAWMFNIVERGSAAYSRIRTMLAEAPVVIDGSDKVPEGRGELDVNIRQFTYPQTDHPALENVNFALKPGQMVGICGPTGSGKSTLLSLIQRHFDVSEGDIRFHDIPLTKLQLDSWRSRLAVVSQTPFLFSDTVANNIALGCPNAIQQEIEHVARLASVHDDILRLPQGYDTEVGERGVMLSGGQKQRISIARALLVNAEILILDDALSAVDGRTEHQILHNLRQWGQGRTVIISAHRLSALTEASEIIVMQHGHIGQRGNHDVLVQQSGWYRDMYRYQQLEAALDDAPEIREEAIDA